The following proteins are co-located in the Primulina tabacum isolate GXHZ01 chromosome 11, ASM2559414v2, whole genome shotgun sequence genome:
- the LOC142518954 gene encoding uncharacterized protein LOC142518954 isoform X1, protein MRDDLCFFAKDSLTIKAPKKNPLLLRMAVLIFVMVCGVYICSVCLRQIGGRSLERLSSVEVVERPCELTNVEPLEKLFLHFPKPKSFSREECACNPVRYFAILSTQRSGSGWFETLLNSHVNISSNGEIFSVKVRRSNITTIVDALDKIYNLDWFTSASKNECTAAVGLKWMLNQGLMQHHEEIVNYFNAKGVSAIFLFRRNLLRRMISVLANSYDQNTKLLNGTHKSHVHSPEEAEILAKYRPTVDTTTLVPNLKQLEDLVTKSLEYFKNTRHIILYYEDILKNRKKLADVQDFLRVPQMELRSRQVKIHKGSLSSQVENWEDVKKTLQGTSYEKFLDQDYKL, encoded by the exons ATGAGAGACGATCTCTGTTTCTTCGCCAAG GATAGCTTAACCATAAAAGCTCCAAAGAAAAATCCATTATTATTGAGGATGGCGGTACTGATTTTCGTGATGGTATGTGGTGTGTATATATGTTCGGTCTGTCTTAGGCAAATTGGGGGACGATCGCTCGAACGTTTATCGAGCGTTGAAGTGGTAGAGAGACCATGTGAATTGACTAATGTTGAACCCTTGGAAAAACTTTTTCTGCATTTTCCTAAACCAAAGTCATTTAGCCG GGAAGAATGTGCATGCAATCCGGTGCGATATTTTGCAATTTTGTCCACGCAGAGGTCTGGGAGTGGATGGTTCGAAACATTATTGAATAGTCATGTCAACATAAGCTCTAATGGGGAAATATTCTCTGTTAAGGTCAGGAGAAGTAACATAACTACTATTGTCGATGCTTTGGACAAAATCTATAATTTAGACTGGTTCACAAGTGCTTCTAAGAATGAGTGCACAGCTGCTGTTGGATTGAAATGGATGCTTAATCAG GGCTTAATGCAACATCATGAAGAAATAGTGAATTACTTCAATGCTAAAGGAGTTTCAGCAATTTTTCTTTTCAGAAGGAACCTACTGCGCAGAATGATATCGGTTCTCGCAAATTCTTAcgatcaaaatacaaaattacTGAATGGGACTCACAAATCTCATGTGCATTCACCCGAGGAG GCCGAAATTCTTGCTAAATACCGACCAACAGTCGACACAACTACACTTGTACCAAATCTGAAACAACTAGAAGACTTGGTTACCAAATCCTTGGAATATTTCAAAAACACTCGGCATATCATCCTCTACTACGAGGACATTTTAAAAAACCGAAAA aaattgGCAGATGTTCAAGATTTTTTGAGGGTTCCGCAAATGGAATTGCGCAGTCGGCAAGTGAAGATTCACAAAGGGTCTTTATCTTCACAAGTCGAAAACTGGGAGGACGTAAAGAAGACTCTCCAAGGAACATCTTATGAGAAGTTTTTAGATCAAGATTACAAGTTGTAA
- the LOC142518954 gene encoding uncharacterized protein LOC142518954 isoform X2 has protein sequence MRDDLCFFAKDSLTIKAPKKNPLLLRMAVLIFVMVCGVYICSVCLRQIGGRSLERLSSVEVVERPCELTNVEPLEKLFLHFPKPKSFSREECACNPVRYFAILSTQRSGSGWFETLLNSHVNISSNGEIFSVKVRRSNITTIVDALDKIYNLDWFTSASKNECTAAVGLKWMLNQGLMQHHEEIVNYFNAKGVSAIFLFRRNLLRRMISVLANSYDQNTKLLNGTHKSHVHSPEEAEILAKYRPTVDTTTLVPNLKQLEDLVTKSLEYFKNTRHIILYYEDILKNRKMFKIF, from the exons ATGAGAGACGATCTCTGTTTCTTCGCCAAG GATAGCTTAACCATAAAAGCTCCAAAGAAAAATCCATTATTATTGAGGATGGCGGTACTGATTTTCGTGATGGTATGTGGTGTGTATATATGTTCGGTCTGTCTTAGGCAAATTGGGGGACGATCGCTCGAACGTTTATCGAGCGTTGAAGTGGTAGAGAGACCATGTGAATTGACTAATGTTGAACCCTTGGAAAAACTTTTTCTGCATTTTCCTAAACCAAAGTCATTTAGCCG GGAAGAATGTGCATGCAATCCGGTGCGATATTTTGCAATTTTGTCCACGCAGAGGTCTGGGAGTGGATGGTTCGAAACATTATTGAATAGTCATGTCAACATAAGCTCTAATGGGGAAATATTCTCTGTTAAGGTCAGGAGAAGTAACATAACTACTATTGTCGATGCTTTGGACAAAATCTATAATTTAGACTGGTTCACAAGTGCTTCTAAGAATGAGTGCACAGCTGCTGTTGGATTGAAATGGATGCTTAATCAG GGCTTAATGCAACATCATGAAGAAATAGTGAATTACTTCAATGCTAAAGGAGTTTCAGCAATTTTTCTTTTCAGAAGGAACCTACTGCGCAGAATGATATCGGTTCTCGCAAATTCTTAcgatcaaaatacaaaattacTGAATGGGACTCACAAATCTCATGTGCATTCACCCGAGGAG GCCGAAATTCTTGCTAAATACCGACCAACAGTCGACACAACTACACTTGTACCAAATCTGAAACAACTAGAAGACTTGGTTACCAAATCCTTGGAATATTTCAAAAACACTCGGCATATCATCCTCTACTACGAGGACATTTTAAAAAACCGAAAA ATGTTCAAGATTTTTTGA
- the LOC142518208 gene encoding uncharacterized protein LOC142518208 isoform X1 — MAEYLKISERRKAMAAAEEEDVQLILCRKRRLCSEHGNMDSGDVKLPENSLSSAASVAYGCSEDDNESSGDDVQKGSRSPDLENVVSESEPEGFETESSTPVNGGFSFNLSTPTSERCGDSEEVSMGSSTAKKKKLSQTVKSLRDLASPAAEKMPSSEEIEEFFAAAEKCDQKRFTEKYNYDFLKDIPLEGRYQWVRLQP; from the exons ATGGCGGAATACCTGAAGATAAGTGAGAGGAGAAAAGCTATGGCTGCGGCGGAGGAGGAGGATGTGCAGCTGATTTTATGTAGGAAAAGGAGGCTCTGTTCTGAGCATGGAAATATGGACTCCGGAGACGTGAAATTACCTGAGAATTCACTTTCGTCGGCGGCGTCGGTAGCTTATGGATGctctgaggatgataatgaGTCAAGTGGCGACGATGTGCAGAAAGGATCGAGATCACCAGATCTGGAA AACGTTGTTTCGGAGTCCGAGCCCGAGGGTTTCGAAACGGAAAGCTCAACGCCCGTCAATGGCGGCTTCAGTTT TAACCTTTCTACTCCTACAAGCGAGCGTTGTGGAGACTCAGAGGAAGTGTCCATGGGATCCTCAACGGCAAAGAAGAAAAAATTGTCGCAGACGGTGAAATCTCTCCGGGATCTCGCATCGCCGGCGGCAGAGAAGATGCCATCGTCTGAGGAGATAGAAGAATTCTTCGCGGCGGCAGAAAAGTGCGACCAGAAACGATTCACTGAAAA GTATAACTATGATTTTTTGAAGGACATTCCATTGGAGGGAAGATACCAGTGGGTTCGGTTACAGCCTTGA
- the LOC142518208 gene encoding uncharacterized protein LOC142518208 isoform X2: MAEYLKISERRKAMAAAEEEDVQLILCRKRRLCSEHGNMDSGDVKLPENSLSSAASVAYGCSEDDNESSGDDVQKGSRSPDLENVVSESEPEGFETESSTPVNGGFSNLSTPTSERCGDSEEVSMGSSTAKKKKLSQTVKSLRDLASPAAEKMPSSEEIEEFFAAAEKCDQKRFTEKYNYDFLKDIPLEGRYQWVRLQP; the protein is encoded by the exons ATGGCGGAATACCTGAAGATAAGTGAGAGGAGAAAAGCTATGGCTGCGGCGGAGGAGGAGGATGTGCAGCTGATTTTATGTAGGAAAAGGAGGCTCTGTTCTGAGCATGGAAATATGGACTCCGGAGACGTGAAATTACCTGAGAATTCACTTTCGTCGGCGGCGTCGGTAGCTTATGGATGctctgaggatgataatgaGTCAAGTGGCGACGATGTGCAGAAAGGATCGAGATCACCAGATCTGGAA AACGTTGTTTCGGAGTCCGAGCCCGAGGGTTTCGAAACGGAAAGCTCAACGCCCGTCAATGGCGGC TTCAGTAACCTTTCTACTCCTACAAGCGAGCGTTGTGGAGACTCAGAGGAAGTGTCCATGGGATCCTCAACGGCAAAGAAGAAAAAATTGTCGCAGACGGTGAAATCTCTCCGGGATCTCGCATCGCCGGCGGCAGAGAAGATGCCATCGTCTGAGGAGATAGAAGAATTCTTCGCGGCGGCAGAAAAGTGCGACCAGAAACGATTCACTGAAAA GTATAACTATGATTTTTTGAAGGACATTCCATTGGAGGGAAGATACCAGTGGGTTCGGTTACAGCCTTGA